A window of the Bacillus andreraoultii genome harbors these coding sequences:
- the hisZ gene encoding ATP phosphoribosyltransferase regulatory subunit: MLQKLTQFVPKGVNGFNPKEFEAKEQLLSILKQLFKQNSFLQVQTPIFEYYDLFTEISGTIDKNQMIKFVDTDGRILVLRPDATIPIARMVAETQNSNVSQKYSYVTSIFRMNNDVQNIQSREFTQAGVELFGSDGAKTDASLISLAITALNEVGVKNFTIDIGQANFYKKLIEKIKLTESEIRNIQKLIENKNFAELDHAVQALAIPDYYKHALATIPTLYGNPEKVFAKAEQIAINDEMNQEIEHLQNVCKRLGEQGYEKHLTLDLGLINHLNYYSGVVFHGYIAGYGHPVILGGRYDQLTGQFGFHTKAIGFAIYIDQLMLALKTQERRS, encoded by the coding sequence ATGCTGCAAAAACTAACCCAATTTGTACCTAAAGGGGTAAATGGTTTTAATCCAAAGGAATTTGAAGCGAAAGAACAACTACTCTCAATATTGAAGCAGTTATTTAAACAAAATAGCTTTTTGCAAGTCCAAACACCGATATTTGAATACTATGATCTTTTTACAGAAATCTCCGGCACGATTGATAAAAATCAGATGATTAAGTTTGTTGATACAGATGGAAGAATTTTAGTTTTAAGACCGGACGCCACTATTCCGATTGCGAGAATGGTAGCAGAAACCCAAAATTCAAATGTCTCACAAAAATATTCTTATGTAACAAGTATCTTTCGAATGAATAATGATGTTCAAAATATTCAATCTCGTGAATTTACGCAAGCAGGTGTCGAATTGTTCGGAAGTGATGGTGCCAAGACAGATGCTAGTCTTATTTCGCTAGCAATAACAGCTTTAAATGAAGTCGGAGTAAAAAACTTTACGATTGATATTGGCCAGGCTAATTTTTATAAGAAATTAATTGAAAAAATTAAATTGACAGAAAGTGAAATTAGAAATATTCAAAAGCTGATTGAAAATAAAAATTTCGCTGAGTTAGACCATGCTGTCCAAGCATTAGCTATACCTGACTATTACAAACATGCACTTGCTACAATTCCAACGCTCTATGGGAATCCAGAAAAAGTATTTGCTAAGGCTGAACAAATCGCTATTAATGATGAAATGAATCAAGAAATCGAACACTTACAAAACGTTTGCAAACGGTTAGGTGAACAAGGATATGAAAAACATTTAACTCTTGATTTAGGATTAATTAATCATTTGAACTACTATTCAGGTGTTGTTTTTCATGGCTATATTGCTGGATATGGCCATCCGGTTATTTTAGGCGGGCGATATGATCAACTAACGGGGCAATTTGGATTTCATACGAAGGCGATTGGTTTTGCGATTTATATTGATCAATTAATGTTAGCTTTAAAAACGCAAGAAAGGAGGAGCTGA
- the hisG gene encoding ATP phosphoribosyltransferase, giving the protein MEYINIALAKGRLVDHTIELLKDVDIVFPDYYPTSRKLIFDDAVNKIRIVLVKASDVATYVERGAADLGVIGKDSLIESGASVFEVVDLRFGRCRFVVAGPDYTDLQKNKLIVATKYPKVTNQYFNEKGRTVETIYLNGSVELAPLVGLSDCIVDIVETGRTLKDNGLVVLEEIFEISARLIVNKASFKTKHSRIDELITNIQVTVNQKGAIHQ; this is encoded by the coding sequence TTGGAATATATTAATATTGCATTAGCAAAAGGAAGACTCGTTGACCATACGATTGAACTATTAAAAGATGTTGATATTGTCTTTCCTGACTATTATCCAACAAGTCGTAAATTAATTTTTGATGACGCTGTAAATAAAATTCGAATCGTTTTAGTAAAGGCAAGTGATGTCGCAACATATGTGGAACGGGGAGCGGCAGATTTAGGCGTTATTGGTAAAGATTCTTTGATTGAGTCGGGAGCAAGTGTTTTTGAAGTTGTAGATTTACGCTTTGGTCGTTGTCGTTTTGTTGTCGCTGGTCCGGATTATACAGATTTACAAAAGAACAAATTAATTGTCGCGACAAAATATCCAAAAGTGACGAATCAATATTTTAATGAAAAAGGAAGAACGGTTGAAACAATTTATTTAAACGGATCTGTCGAACTTGCGCCACTTGTAGGGCTTTCTGATTGTATAGTCGATATTGTCGAGACAGGAAGAACTTTAAAGGATAATGGTTTAGTTGTTTTAGAAGAAATTTTTGAAATTAGCGCACGATTAATTGTTAATAAAGCAAGTTTTAAAACAAAACATAGTCGTATTGACGAACTAATTACGAATATTCAAGTAACTGTAAATCAAAAAGGAGCGATTCATCAATGA
- a CDS encoding thioredoxin family protein: MEHIHVMEELDSFIHNHTAVFIYISQPDCSVCHALLPEVEHMLIRYPNIKAAHIDASEIPQVAEKFMAFTAPVLLLFLEGKEVLRRARIVSMDELEIGKYKFSNFYFPIRICARAQGRLRALHQS; this comes from the coding sequence ATGGAACATATTCATGTTATGGAAGAGCTTGACTCTTTTATTCACAATCATACTGCTGTATTTATATATATTTCTCAACCGGATTGTAGTGTTTGCCATGCACTTCTTCCAGAAGTAGAACATATGTTGATTCGTTATCCGAATATTAAAGCCGCTCATATTGATGCTAGTGAAATTCCTCAAGTTGCCGAAAAATTTATGGCGTTTACAGCACCTGTTCTGTTACTGTTTTTGGAGGGGAAAGAGGTACTAAGAAGAGCGAGAATTGTAAGTATGGATGAGTTGGAAATAGGAAAGTATAAATTTTCAAATTTCTATTTTCCTATACGTATATGTGCACGCGCACAAGGAAGGCTTCGAGCATTGCATCAAAGCTGA
- the hisIE gene encoding bifunctional phosphoribosyl-AMP cyclohydrolase/phosphoribosyl-ATP diphosphatase HisIE — protein MNVDLNQIKFDEKGLVPTIVQDCYTGKVLMLAYMNKESLLKTVESGTTWFYSRSRMELWNKGATSGHYQYVKRMTYDCDGDSILVEVEQVDVACHTGEESCFHNTFFTDESFINYHREIVNELYTFLQNRKTNPVEGSYTNYLFEKGLDKILKKIGEETTEVIIEAKNLDKTELVAELSDLIYHSLLLMIEKDIQIVDLKKELMKRMETKQQKGKDKVLPM, from the coding sequence ATGAACGTTGATTTAAACCAAATTAAATTTGATGAAAAAGGACTTGTTCCTACAATTGTTCAAGATTGCTACACTGGAAAAGTTCTTATGCTTGCTTATATGAATAAAGAGTCATTATTAAAAACAGTAGAGTCAGGAACAACTTGGTTTTACAGTCGTAGTCGAATGGAACTTTGGAATAAAGGAGCAACTTCCGGACATTATCAATATGTGAAGCGAATGACGTATGACTGTGATGGTGATTCGATTCTCGTTGAAGTGGAACAAGTTGATGTCGCTTGTCATACGGGTGAGGAAAGTTGTTTTCACAATACATTTTTTACGGATGAATCTTTTATCAATTATCATCGTGAAATTGTAAATGAATTGTATACTTTTTTACAGAATCGAAAAACGAATCCTGTGGAAGGTTCATACACAAACTACTTATTTGAAAAAGGACTAGACAAAATCTTGAAGAAAATTGGGGAAGAGACCACTGAAGTAATTATTGAGGCGAAAAATCTAGATAAAACAGAATTAGTTGCTGAACTATCCGACTTGATTTACCATTCCTTACTTTTAATGATAGAAAAGGATATTCAAATAGTAGATTTGAAGAAAGAGTTAATGAAACGAATGGAAACAAAACAACAAAAAGGTAAAGACAAAGTTTTACCAATGTGA
- the hisC gene encoding histidinol-phosphate transaminase, translated as MSKFWSETARGTEPYVPGEQPKMNHIIKLNTNENPYPPSPKVLETLQMAANANLRLYPDPMAEELTEVIANYYHVPKNYVFVGNGSDEVLAFSFLAFFNRNEKIFFPDITYSFYPVYANLYNLSYEEIELNEDFTIPIEKLFQAEGGVIFPNPNAPTSLGLTFNHVERIVQNNPNKVVIVDEAYVDFGSDSVVPLVHRYDNLLVIQTLSKSRSLAGLRVGFAIGNEQLIEGLNRIKNSFNSYTLDRLALVGAKAALEDTDYFNETRCKIIETREEVCNELKDLHFKVLDSKTNFLFVKHEQASAKRIFEKLKENGIYVRYFNKPRIDQYLRVTIGLNEEMEVLLENLREIL; from the coding sequence ATGAGCAAATTTTGGAGTGAAACAGCCCGTGGTACAGAACCATATGTGCCGGGTGAACAACCGAAAATGAATCATATTATAAAATTAAATACAAATGAAAACCCGTATCCCCCTTCACCGAAAGTGTTAGAAACATTACAAATGGCAGCAAACGCAAACTTAAGGCTTTACCCTGACCCAATGGCTGAAGAGTTAACTGAAGTAATTGCAAACTACTACCATGTACCGAAAAATTATGTGTTTGTCGGGAATGGTTCGGATGAAGTACTTGCATTTTCGTTCTTAGCCTTTTTCAATCGAAACGAAAAGATTTTCTTTCCTGATATTACGTATAGTTTTTACCCAGTTTATGCAAATCTTTATAACCTTTCTTATGAAGAAATTGAGTTAAATGAAGATTTTACAATTCCTATAGAGAAACTTTTTCAAGCAGAAGGTGGCGTTATCTTTCCAAATCCGAATGCACCGACGAGTCTAGGATTAACCTTTAATCATGTTGAGAGAATCGTACAAAATAATCCGAATAAAGTTGTGATTGTTGACGAAGCATACGTTGACTTTGGTAGCGATTCAGTTGTACCTCTTGTTCATCGTTATGATAATTTACTCGTTATCCAGACATTATCCAAGTCTCGTTCTCTCGCTGGACTTCGGGTTGGTTTTGCAATCGGAAACGAGCAATTAATTGAAGGCTTGAACCGTATTAAAAATTCATTTAACTCCTATACCCTTGATCGATTAGCGTTAGTTGGTGCCAAAGCAGCTCTTGAAGATACGGACTACTTTAATGAAACAAGATGTAAAATAATTGAAACCCGCGAAGAAGTTTGTAATGAATTAAAAGATTTACATTTTAAAGTGCTCGATTCAAAAACTAACTTTCTCTTTGTGAAACATGAGCAAGCTAGTGCTAAAAGAATTTTTGAGAAGTTGAAGGAAAATGGTATTTATGTGCGCTATTTTAATAAGCCACGTATTGACCAATACTTACGGGTTACAATCGGTCTAAATGAAGAAATGGAAGTTCTATTGGAAAACTTAAGGGAAATATTGTAA
- the hisF gene encoding imidazole glycerol phosphate synthase subunit HisF produces the protein MLAKRIIPCLDVRGGRVVKGAKFQNIVDVDDPVVLAQKYGELGADELVFYDITASNEDRNIFIDVVEKTAEQVHIPFTVGGGIRTIEDFRKVLQAGADKVSVNSAAVKNPNLIREAKEKFGSQCVVLSIDAKKHDNGKWTVFINGGRVDTEMDVIEWAQEGERLGAGELVLNAIDTDGVKTGYSLDITKEIANQVKIPVVASGGAGIKEHFLDVFKNAYADAALAASVFHFGEIDIKELKKYLKENGVEVRGV, from the coding sequence ATGTTAGCGAAGAGAATTATTCCATGTCTCGATGTTCGTGGTGGTCGAGTAGTCAAAGGAGCTAAATTCCAAAATATTGTTGATGTAGACGATCCTGTTGTTCTTGCTCAAAAGTATGGTGAGTTAGGCGCAGATGAATTAGTATTTTATGATATAACAGCTTCAAATGAAGATCGTAATATCTTTATTGATGTTGTTGAAAAAACAGCGGAACAAGTACACATCCCTTTTACTGTGGGTGGAGGAATTCGAACGATTGAAGATTTTCGAAAGGTTTTGCAAGCAGGGGCAGATAAAGTATCTGTTAATAGTGCCGCGGTAAAAAATCCGAATTTAATTCGTGAAGCTAAAGAAAAGTTTGGTAGTCAATGTGTTGTTCTTTCCATTGATGCAAAAAAGCATGACAACGGAAAATGGACAGTCTTTATTAACGGCGGTCGTGTGGACACGGAAATGGACGTGATTGAATGGGCGCAAGAAGGAGAACGATTAGGTGCAGGGGAACTTGTGTTAAATGCAATTGATACGGATGGTGTAAAAACAGGATATAGTTTAGATATAACGAAGGAAATTGCGAATCAAGTGAAAATTCCAGTTGTTGCTTCAGGTGGGGCTGGTATAAAAGAACATTTCCTTGATGTATTTAAAAATGCATATGCTGATGCTGCTTTGGCTGCCTCTGTATTTCATTTTGGGGAAATTGATATTAAAGAGTTGAAAAAATATTTAAAAGAAAATGGTGTAGAGGTTAGGGGCGTATAA
- the hisA gene encoding 1-(5-phosphoribosyl)-5-[(5-phosphoribosylamino)methylideneamino]imidazole-4-carboxamide isomerase: MILFPAIDIRDGKCVRLIQGDYGRQQMYGDPVEMAKKWEDAGAKFLHIVDLDGALVGESKNLTAIQAILQSVTIPVQLGGGIRSIEKVEKILKLGVNRVILGSAALRDKQFLDVALNQFGAAIVVSIDAKNGFVATDGWTKTTDVEAGTFTKRLEEKGCKTIVYTDIAKDGMLSGPNFSELERINRETTMDVIASGGVTTLEDLRRLRALNMYGAIIGKALYTGKMNLENALKEVNPC, translated from the coding sequence ATGATTCTTTTTCCTGCAATTGATATACGTGATGGAAAATGTGTTCGACTTATTCAAGGAGACTATGGTCGACAACAAATGTACGGTGACCCAGTTGAAATGGCAAAAAAATGGGAAGATGCCGGGGCGAAATTTTTACATATTGTCGATTTAGATGGGGCATTAGTTGGCGAGTCGAAAAATTTAACTGCTATTCAAGCAATCTTGCAATCTGTTACTATTCCTGTCCAATTAGGCGGGGGCATACGTTCAATTGAGAAAGTAGAAAAAATTCTTAAATTAGGCGTCAACCGAGTTATTTTAGGTAGTGCGGCATTACGTGATAAACAATTTTTAGACGTGGCGCTAAATCAGTTTGGGGCGGCCATTGTTGTGTCCATTGATGCGAAAAATGGGTTTGTTGCAACCGATGGCTGGACGAAAACAACGGATGTAGAAGCAGGAACTTTTACAAAAAGATTAGAGGAAAAAGGATGTAAAACAATTGTCTACACTGACATCGCTAAAGACGGTATGCTTTCCGGACCGAACTTTTCTGAACTTGAGAGAATAAACCGTGAAACAACGATGGATGTTATTGCTTCTGGTGGTGTGACAACATTAGAAGATTTGCGAAGATTACGAGCGTTAAATATGTATGGTGCAATTATTGGTAAAGCATTATACACCGGAAAAATGAATCTTGAAAATGCGTTAAAGGAAGTGAATCCATGTTAG
- the hisD gene encoding histidinol dehydrogenase, translating to MIRITRIKNIDKKMIDAQLKREEASFEVVDQTVKEIIENVKQKGDDALIHYTEQFDGVHLQSLKVTEQEVREALTKIDARFLEILKQAKDNIREFHQHQFEKSWFINKDNGIILGQKVTPLERVGVYVPGGKAAYPSTVLMDVIPAVIAGVNEIVMVSPPNKEGKVNPAVLAAASVAGVTEIYKVSGAQSIAALSFGTESIRPVDKIVGPGNIYVARAKKYVFGKVDIDMIAGPSEICIIADGKQNPTFIAADLLSQAEHDEMAASVLVTESEQLAQDVQREVEKQLGSLDRNEIAKQSIKTFGNIFVVDTIDEAFTVANEIAPEHLELLLDHPLDYLPKVVNAGAIFLGAYSPEPLGDYFAGPNHTLPTSGTAKFSSPLGTYDFLKRSSVIYYRKNNLADVKDQIIQFANEEGLTAHANSIRIRFDK from the coding sequence ATGATTAGAATAACGAGAATCAAGAATATTGACAAGAAAATGATTGACGCTCAACTTAAACGTGAAGAAGCCTCTTTTGAAGTGGTAGACCAAACGGTAAAAGAAATTATTGAAAATGTGAAACAAAAGGGTGATGACGCACTTATTCATTATACGGAACAATTTGACGGAGTTCATCTTCAATCATTAAAAGTGACGGAACAAGAAGTAAGGGAGGCATTAACTAAGATTGATGCTCGTTTTCTAGAAATTTTAAAACAGGCAAAAGATAATATTAGAGAATTTCATCAACACCAATTCGAAAAGTCTTGGTTTATTAATAAAGATAATGGGATTATTCTTGGACAAAAAGTCACTCCACTAGAAAGAGTAGGTGTCTATGTTCCTGGCGGAAAAGCTGCCTATCCATCAACAGTATTAATGGATGTTATTCCAGCTGTTATTGCGGGGGTAAACGAAATCGTCATGGTGTCACCTCCAAATAAAGAAGGGAAAGTAAATCCGGCAGTATTAGCAGCTGCATCGGTAGCAGGAGTTACTGAAATTTATAAAGTCAGCGGTGCCCAGTCAATTGCTGCTCTTAGTTTTGGAACGGAGTCTATTCGACCTGTTGATAAAATTGTTGGTCCTGGAAATATATATGTTGCCAGAGCAAAAAAATATGTGTTCGGGAAAGTGGATATTGATATGATTGCCGGTCCAAGTGAAATTTGCATAATTGCAGATGGTAAACAAAATCCAACATTTATTGCCGCAGATTTACTTTCTCAAGCAGAACATGACGAAATGGCAGCATCTGTCCTTGTTACCGAGAGCGAGCAACTTGCGCAAGATGTTCAACGGGAAGTAGAAAAACAGTTAGGAAGCTTAGATAGAAACGAAATCGCAAAGCAATCCATTAAAACATTTGGAAATATATTTGTTGTAGATACGATAGATGAAGCTTTTACAGTTGCAAACGAGATTGCACCAGAACATTTGGAATTGTTGCTTGATCATCCGCTTGATTACTTGCCGAAAGTAGTCAATGCTGGGGCAATCTTTTTAGGTGCTTATTCACCGGAACCGTTGGGAGATTACTTTGCTGGTCCAAACCATACATTACCGACAAGTGGTACGGCTAAATTTTCTTCCCCTCTCGGAACTTATGACTTTTTAAAACGATCCAGTGTAATTTATTATCGTAAAAATAATTTAGCCGACGTAAAAGATCAAATTATTCAATTTGCCAATGAAGAAGGGTTAACGGCTCATGCTAATTCCATACGTATACGATTCGATAAATGA
- the hisB gene encoding imidazoleglycerol-phosphate dehydratase HisB, translating into MRKAETVRKTAETNIELQINLDGEGKCDIQTGIGFFNHMLLLMTKHGFIDLKVICDGDIDVDFHHSVEDVGIVLGKAFIKALGDKAGIRRYASVFTPMDESLSQVSIDISGRPYLYFDVDIPTEKVGQFDTELVEEFFRAFVNHSGVTLHIQLLHGKNSHHIIESIFKGFGRALDEATSIDERIKGVRSTKGSL; encoded by the coding sequence GTGCGTAAAGCAGAGACTGTACGAAAAACAGCAGAAACAAATATTGAATTACAAATAAACTTAGATGGTGAAGGGAAGTGTGATATACAAACAGGGATTGGCTTTTTTAATCATATGTTACTACTTATGACGAAACATGGATTTATCGACTTAAAGGTCATTTGTGACGGCGATATCGATGTAGATTTCCATCATTCAGTAGAAGATGTTGGCATTGTTCTCGGTAAGGCTTTTATAAAAGCGTTAGGAGATAAAGCTGGCATCCGCCGTTATGCTAGTGTTTTTACTCCAATGGATGAGTCACTAAGTCAAGTTTCTATAGATATCTCTGGCCGACCGTATTTATATTTTGATGTAGATATTCCAACAGAGAAAGTAGGTCAATTTGACACAGAATTAGTTGAGGAATTTTTTAGAGCCTTCGTTAATCATTCAGGAGTCACTCTTCATATTCAGCTTCTGCACGGGAAAAACAGTCATCATATTATTGAATCCATTTTTAAAGGATTTGGTCGAGCTTTAGACGAAGCAACATCGATTGATGAGCGAATAAAGGGTGTTCGATCAACAAAGGGTTCTTTATAA
- the hisH gene encoding imidazole glycerol phosphate synthase subunit HisH: protein MIAIIDYGAGNLKSVNHALKSLSLESEITSNPDHLFDANAFILPGVGAFRDAMDELTRLNLVDAIKENAQLGKPILGICLGMQLFFEKSYEHGEWKGLHLLEGEVVRFNHDLKVPHIGWNQLEKATTCRITDKLAENEYAYFVHSYYVLPKKKEDVICWTNYGVKFPAIVQKDNIIGMQFHPEKSGETGVKLLQAFGEMIK, encoded by the coding sequence TTGATTGCGATCATTGATTATGGTGCCGGAAATTTAAAGAGTGTTAACCATGCATTGAAAAGTCTTAGTCTTGAATCTGAAATTACGAGTAATCCGGATCACCTGTTTGATGCGAATGCTTTCATTTTACCGGGGGTTGGTGCCTTTCGTGATGCAATGGATGAGCTTACAAGATTAAATTTAGTAGATGCAATAAAGGAAAATGCTCAATTAGGTAAGCCAATCTTAGGAATTTGTTTAGGCATGCAATTATTTTTTGAAAAAAGTTATGAGCATGGTGAATGGAAGGGACTTCATTTACTTGAGGGGGAGGTAGTCCGCTTTAACCATGATTTAAAAGTCCCACATATTGGTTGGAATCAATTAGAAAAAGCAACTACTTGTCGGATTACAGACAAGTTAGCTGAAAACGAGTATGCCTATTTTGTTCATTCCTATTATGTTTTACCTAAAAAGAAGGAGGATGTCATTTGTTGGACTAACTATGGTGTCAAATTTCCAGCAATCGTTCAAAAAGATAATATAATCGGTATGCAATTTCACCCTGAAAAAAGTGGTGAGACTGGTGTTAAGTTATTACAGGCATTTGGGGAGATGATAAAATGA
- a CDS encoding aldehyde dehydrogenase family protein, translating into MAILEGINPATGEKLDSVEEIEIQAIPLLMEKGQQAFKSWSRLTTKERLHYLRNLKELMVRDIEKLAQVIADDTGKPPTESLVADIMPTLDAMVHIISHAEKTLQPKKVKTPLLLIGKKSYVEYMPRGLVLVISPWNYPLQLALVPVVSALVSGNTVILKPSEVTPLVGKSIEELFKHAGFPNDVVQVAHGGKEVGAHLTEAKPDYIFFTGSVRTGKIIQKVAAEHLIPTTLELGGKDPFIVFADANLKRAAKGAVWAAFTNSGQVCMSAERVFVERKIYNQFTELLKEETEKLVQGNDNTADIGSMTYKVQVDIVKRQVKDALDRGATLTCGIHPDKWSHPMFIKPTILTDIPKDAEIVQEETFGPILPLIPFDNEEEVIVFANDTEYGLNASVWTSDKMKARRVASQLISGAVVINDAIVSVANHHLPFGGTKHSGIGRYHGEEGLKIFCHEKAIVVDSGKRNKEIQWYPYEGKYEDFLQLFKSYFGKKKDWLHFMKRYLRLLKK; encoded by the coding sequence ATGGCTATACTTGAAGGGATTAATCCGGCTACGGGAGAGAAGCTAGATTCAGTTGAAGAAATAGAAATTCAAGCGATTCCACTTTTAATGGAAAAGGGGCAGCAAGCATTTAAGAGTTGGAGTCGACTTACAACGAAAGAGCGCCTTCACTATTTAAGGAACTTGAAGGAATTAATGGTTCGTGATATAGAAAAATTAGCACAAGTGATTGCGGATGATACTGGGAAGCCTCCTACAGAAAGTTTAGTTGCAGATATTATGCCAACATTGGATGCAATGGTACATATTATTAGCCACGCCGAAAAAACACTTCAACCAAAGAAAGTAAAAACCCCATTATTATTAATTGGAAAGAAATCTTATGTTGAGTATATGCCAAGAGGACTCGTTCTTGTTATTTCTCCGTGGAATTATCCCCTTCAACTTGCTTTAGTACCTGTCGTAAGTGCCTTAGTTTCAGGTAATACTGTTATTTTAAAACCGTCTGAAGTAACCCCACTTGTAGGCAAAAGTATTGAGGAATTGTTTAAACATGCGGGATTTCCTAATGATGTTGTTCAAGTTGCTCATGGTGGAAAAGAGGTTGGTGCCCATTTAACAGAGGCTAAACCGGATTACATCTTTTTTACTGGTTCTGTTCGGACAGGGAAAATAATTCAAAAAGTTGCTGCTGAACATTTAATACCAACAACGCTTGAACTTGGAGGGAAAGATCCTTTTATCGTTTTTGCTGATGCGAATTTGAAACGCGCGGCTAAAGGGGCTGTATGGGCAGCATTTACAAACTCAGGGCAAGTATGTATGAGTGCGGAACGAGTCTTTGTTGAACGAAAAATATATAATCAGTTTACCGAGTTATTAAAAGAAGAAACTGAAAAGCTCGTTCAAGGGAATGACAACACCGCTGACATTGGTTCGATGACGTACAAAGTTCAAGTGGATATTGTTAAGCGGCAAGTAAAGGATGCGCTTGACCGAGGGGCTACGTTAACATGTGGGATTCATCCAGACAAGTGGTCTCATCCTATGTTTATTAAACCAACGATTTTAACAGATATTCCAAAAGATGCTGAAATTGTACAGGAAGAAACATTCGGCCCCATACTTCCGTTAATTCCTTTTGACAATGAAGAGGAAGTGATCGTGTTTGCTAATGACACGGAATATGGTTTGAATGCTAGTGTTTGGACAAGTGATAAAATGAAAGCACGAAGAGTGGCAAGTCAACTAATTTCAGGGGCAGTTGTTATTAATGATGCAATTGTTTCTGTAGCTAACCATCACTTACCATTTGGTGGGACAAAACATAGTGGAATTGGTCGTTACCATGGTGAAGAAGGTTTAAAGATTTTTTGCCATGAGAAAGCAATCGTTGTGGACTCAGGAAAACGTAATAAAGAAATTCAATGGTACCCATACGAAGGGAAATATGAAGATTTTTTACAATTATTTAAGAGCTATTTTGGTAAAAAGAAAGATTGGCTTCATTTTATGAAACGATATTTACGTTTATTAAAAAAATAG